A single genomic interval of Barnesiella intestinihominis YIT 11860 harbors:
- a CDS encoding TIGR00341 family protein, with the protein MSFPKFVDSVKRFLTHYLDMSQDREEEAASVEAIRAGVEFKGSTILILVFAIFIASLGLNTNSAAVIIGAMLISPLMGPIMGIGLGLGINDYELIKRSFRNLAVATLFSVITSTIYFWVSPLNEARSELLARTSPTIYDVLIAFFGGLAGIVAMSSKQKGNVLPGVAIATALMPPLCTAGFGLATGNFYYFFGAFYLFFINSVFIAFATTLGVKLMKYSKKEFVDDERRKKVERMVYTILILTMAPSIYLTYNMVKENFFEVAASRFVSQNFNYADTQVLSKSAVTEHGKHIIRVSLVGAEIPKDSIAVAQARLPQYGLGGAILEVRQGYGQNQADISTLSSAMFKDIYLHNQEQIDRQQKTIDSLENLASHYQQYDSVGVEIAPEIKVLFPNVTDIAISKTIFSRIDTEARDTTTLAVVRHSKVFSLSEQKRFKEWLQARLGTKKVQLVIEK; encoded by the coding sequence ATGTCATTTCCCAAATTCGTTGATTCTGTCAAAAGGTTTTTGACTCATTATCTTGATATGAGTCAAGACAGGGAAGAAGAGGCGGCTTCGGTAGAAGCGATTCGCGCAGGAGTGGAGTTTAAGGGTTCTACGATTCTTATTTTGGTATTCGCGATATTTATCGCTTCGTTGGGATTGAATACCAATTCGGCCGCTGTGATTATCGGCGCTATGTTGATTTCACCTCTGATGGGTCCCATCATGGGTATCGGATTGGGGTTAGGTATCAATGACTATGAGTTGATAAAACGTTCTTTTCGGAATTTGGCAGTCGCAACGTTGTTCAGTGTGATAACGTCGACTATTTACTTTTGGGTTTCACCCCTGAATGAGGCCCGAAGTGAATTACTCGCTCGTACTTCGCCGACTATCTACGATGTGTTGATCGCTTTTTTCGGAGGATTGGCGGGTATCGTGGCGATGTCGTCTAAACAAAAAGGAAATGTTTTACCCGGTGTCGCCATCGCCACGGCGTTGATGCCGCCGTTGTGTACGGCGGGATTCGGGTTGGCTACCGGTAATTTCTATTATTTTTTCGGAGCGTTTTATTTGTTTTTCATCAATTCGGTTTTTATTGCGTTCGCAACGACTTTGGGCGTGAAGTTAATGAAATATTCGAAGAAGGAGTTTGTGGACGATGAACGGCGTAAGAAGGTGGAACGAATGGTGTATACCATTTTGATACTGACTATGGCTCCGAGTATTTACCTTACTTACAATATGGTGAAAGAGAACTTTTTCGAGGTCGCAGCATCCCGCTTTGTTTCCCAGAATTTCAATTATGCCGATACTCAGGTTTTAAGTAAAAGTGCCGTGACGGAGCACGGAAAGCACATCATACGCGTCTCTTTGGTAGGAGCCGAAATCCCGAAAGATTCCATAGCTGTGGCACAGGCGAGATTGCCCCAGTATGGATTGGGCGGTGCTATATTGGAGGTTCGTCAAGGGTATGGGCAAAATCAAGCGGATATAAGTACTTTGAGCAGTGCGATGTTTAAAGATATTTATTTGCATAATCAAGAGCAGATAGATCGCCAGCAGAAAACGATAGATTCTTTGGAAAATCTGGCATCGCATTACCAACAATATGATTCTGTGGGGGTGGAAATCGCTCCTGAAATAAAGGTTCTTTTCCCTAATGTGACCGATATTGCCATTTCGAAAACGATTTTCAGCCGTATCGATACGGAGGCGAGAGACACGACAACTCTTGCTGTGGTGCGTCATTCCAAAGTCTTTTCTTTGTCGGAGCAAAAAAGATTCAAGGAGTGGTTACAGGCTCGTTTAGGGACAAAGAAAGTACAACTTGTCATTGAAAAATAA